The Salvia miltiorrhiza cultivar Shanhuang (shh) chromosome 1, IMPLAD_Smil_shh, whole genome shotgun sequence genome has a window encoding:
- the LOC131008531 gene encoding LOB domain-containing protein 25-like, with amino-acid sequence MASSSSSSSSYSSPPCASCKFLRLRCLSGCIFAAYFPAEEPTKFVNVLKIFGASNVSKLLNEIPPHQREDTVKSLAYEAEARLKDPVYGCVWGPSPFFNARSSPLTPSFFLTDLCLHALSQKIRNAELLPHRFFDFSSSVCLVWRRPWAVRHAASVAS; translated from the coding sequence atggcttcttcttcatcatcttcgAGCAGCTACTCAAGCCCTCCGTGCGCCTCCTGCAAATTCCTGCGACTGAGATGCCTATCCGGCTGTATCTTCGCTGCGTATTTCCCGGCGGAGGAGCCGACGAAGTTCGTGAACGTGCTCAAGATCTTCGGCGCCAGCAACGTGAGCAAGCTGCTGAACGAGATCCCGCCTCACCAGCGCGAGGACACCGTGAAGTCGCTGGCTTACGAAGCCGAGGCTCGGCTGAAAGATCCCGTCTACGGCTGTGTGTGGGGGCCATCACCATTTTTTAACGCCAGGTCTTCACCCTTGACGCCGAGCTTCTTCCTCACAGATTTGTGTTTACACGCCCTTTCTCAGAAAATCAGAAACGCCGAGCTTCTTCCTCACAGATTTTTCGACTTCTCTTCATCGGTATGTTTAGTGTGGCGCAGACCATGGGCAGTGCGTCATGCTGCAAGTGTGGCATCTTAA